The proteins below are encoded in one region of Sebastes fasciatus isolate fSebFas1 chromosome 16, fSebFas1.pri, whole genome shotgun sequence:
- the LOC141752615 gene encoding LIM/homeobox protein Lhx1-like isoform X2, giving the protein MLQCSSCEKPILDRFLLKVLDRPWHIKCVQCCECKCTLTEKCFSREGKLYCKNDFFRTFGTKCDGCAQGILPSDLVRRAKSKVFHLNCFTCVMCNKQLSTGEELYILDEFKFVCKEDYQNNNGKDTILLADSQDPQDDGKDSETGHLSDKDNNNENEETTAVGKRRGPRTTIKAKQLEVLKAAFAATPKPTRHIREQLSRETGLTMRVIQVWFQNRRSKERRMKQLSSLGGRRHVFFRGQRRMRALGERLEAEELGHFSYYGDYPSEYYSSGGNYEYYQGPPSSHGQTPADLGFVPSSIPAGTPLGALDHHHPGHHCPGEVHCFSDTVSHHPADSPSPEPNMPGSMHSISSEMCGPSTPYTTVSLSDNGYTNQLSQPSSEMSEGTVW; this is encoded by the exons ATGCTTCAGTGCTCCAGCTGTGAGAAGCCTATCCTCGATAGGTTCCTGCTCAAAGTTTTGGACAGACCGTGGCACATCAAATGTGTCCAGTGCTGCGAATGCAAATGCACTTTGACCGAGAAGTGTTTCTCACGAGAAGGGAAACTGTATTGTAAGAACGACTTCTTTAG GACATTTGGGACCAAGTGTGACGGTTGCGCCCAGGGGATTTTACCCAGTGATCTGGTCCGCAGGGCCAAGAGCAAAGTGTTTCACCTGAACTGTTTCACCTGTGTGATGTGTAACAAGCAGCTGTCCACCGGAGAGGAACTGTACATCCTGGACGAATTCAAGTTCGTCTGTAAGGAGGACTATCAAAACAACAATGGGAAAGACACCATCCTCCTTGCAG ACTCTCAGGACCCGCAGGACGACGGCAAGGACTCTGAAACAGGACATTTATCCGATAAAGACAACAACAACGAGAACGAGGAGACGACCGCCGTCGGGAAGCGACGCGGGCCTCGGACCACCATCAAAGCCAAACAGCTGGAGGTCCTGAAGGCGGCTTTCGCGGCCACGCCGAAACCCACCAGACACATCCGGGAGCAGCTGTCGAGGGAGACCGGCCTCACCATGAGAGTCATCCAG gtttggttCCAAAACCGGAGGTCCAAAGAGAGACGCATGAAGCAGCTGAGCTCTCTGGGCGGCCGGAGACACGTGTTCTTCCGCGGCCAGAGGAGGATGAGGGCGCTGGGAGAGAGGCTGGAAGCAGAGGAGCTGGGACACTTCTCTTATTATGGAG ATTATCCCAGTGAATACTATAGCTCAGGAGGGAACTATGAGTACTACCAAGGCCCACCCTCATCCCATGGCCAGACTCCAGCAGACCTGGGTTTCGTGCCCTCCTCCATCCCTGCTGGCACCCCATTGGGAGCACTAGACCACCACCATCCAGGGCACCACTGTCCAGGAGAGGTGCACTGTTTCTCTGACACAGTATCTCACCATCCCGCGGACTCACCCAGTCCGGAGCCCAACATGCCGGGCTCAATGCACAGCATCTCCAGTGAGATGTGTGGCCCCAGCACACCCTACACGACTGTGTCCCTCAGTGACAACGGATACACCAACCAGCTGTCACAACCATCCTCAGAAATGAGCGAAGGCACTGTGTGGTAA
- the LOC141752615 gene encoding LIM/homeobox protein Lhx1-like isoform X1, whose translation MLQCSSCEKPILDRFLLKVLDRPWHIKCVQCCECKCTLTEKCFSREGKLYCKNDFFRTFGTKCDGCAQGILPSDLVRRAKSKVFHLNCFTCVMCNKQLSTGEELYILDEFKFVCKEDYQNNNGKDTILLAVTTCSDPSLSPDSQDPQDDGKDSETGHLSDKDNNNENEETTAVGKRRGPRTTIKAKQLEVLKAAFAATPKPTRHIREQLSRETGLTMRVIQVWFQNRRSKERRMKQLSSLGGRRHVFFRGQRRMRALGERLEAEELGHFSYYGDYPSEYYSSGGNYEYYQGPPSSHGQTPADLGFVPSSIPAGTPLGALDHHHPGHHCPGEVHCFSDTVSHHPADSPSPEPNMPGSMHSISSEMCGPSTPYTTVSLSDNGYTNQLSQPSSEMSEGTVW comes from the exons ATGCTTCAGTGCTCCAGCTGTGAGAAGCCTATCCTCGATAGGTTCCTGCTCAAAGTTTTGGACAGACCGTGGCACATCAAATGTGTCCAGTGCTGCGAATGCAAATGCACTTTGACCGAGAAGTGTTTCTCACGAGAAGGGAAACTGTATTGTAAGAACGACTTCTTTAG GACATTTGGGACCAAGTGTGACGGTTGCGCCCAGGGGATTTTACCCAGTGATCTGGTCCGCAGGGCCAAGAGCAAAGTGTTTCACCTGAACTGTTTCACCTGTGTGATGTGTAACAAGCAGCTGTCCACCGGAGAGGAACTGTACATCCTGGACGAATTCAAGTTCGTCTGTAAGGAGGACTATCAAAACAACAATGGGAAAGACACCATCCTCCTTGCAG TCACGACGTGCAGTGACCCGAGTCTGTCTCCAGACTCTCAGGACCCGCAGGACGACGGCAAGGACTCTGAAACAGGACATTTATCCGATAAAGACAACAACAACGAGAACGAGGAGACGACCGCCGTCGGGAAGCGACGCGGGCCTCGGACCACCATCAAAGCCAAACAGCTGGAGGTCCTGAAGGCGGCTTTCGCGGCCACGCCGAAACCCACCAGACACATCCGGGAGCAGCTGTCGAGGGAGACCGGCCTCACCATGAGAGTCATCCAG gtttggttCCAAAACCGGAGGTCCAAAGAGAGACGCATGAAGCAGCTGAGCTCTCTGGGCGGCCGGAGACACGTGTTCTTCCGCGGCCAGAGGAGGATGAGGGCGCTGGGAGAGAGGCTGGAAGCAGAGGAGCTGGGACACTTCTCTTATTATGGAG ATTATCCCAGTGAATACTATAGCTCAGGAGGGAACTATGAGTACTACCAAGGCCCACCCTCATCCCATGGCCAGACTCCAGCAGACCTGGGTTTCGTGCCCTCCTCCATCCCTGCTGGCACCCCATTGGGAGCACTAGACCACCACCATCCAGGGCACCACTGTCCAGGAGAGGTGCACTGTTTCTCTGACACAGTATCTCACCATCCCGCGGACTCACCCAGTCCGGAGCCCAACATGCCGGGCTCAATGCACAGCATCTCCAGTGAGATGTGTGGCCCCAGCACACCCTACACGACTGTGTCCCTCAGTGACAACGGATACACCAACCAGCTGTCACAACCATCCTCAGAAATGAGCGAAGGCACTGTGTGGTAA